A window of Pseudophryne corroboree isolate aPseCor3 chromosome 12, aPseCor3.hap2, whole genome shotgun sequence contains these coding sequences:
- the USP21 gene encoding ubiquitin carboxyl-terminal hydrolase 21 isoform X2, which translates to MRVHQSLRPSMPQACEPRFARSRESPVITTQPAAVGKVLTSLRTVSQERSAYASTIYSNGTVPAPKLRPLPPRPLVEKSKDRGRSAQRTDPASKRGPVKANHMIIVTSPPPPSKASAHTPQVRVGSLSRSKSVSHGDLSLNREKTEEISKGLAQVVVRERSASSSRKPPLDTASLRRSSSLKRLNVLPAVEAPQKTCNTSLLSLRPDVSTKTTQREPQESYQHPQACGPPDSPSPSSLPPRVPVLGSGHVGLRNLGNTCFLNAVLQCLSSTKPLRDYILRQEFRHEQAANSRTPQDLTEAFADVLTSLWSPEPPDSANPARLRAVFQKYIPSFTGYSQQDAQEFLKFFMDRIHIEINRKCRKTPSILSDAKRLIQLEPQDSLSDDERANQMWKQYLEREDSKVVDLFVGQLKSCLKCQACGYRSPTFDVFCDLSLPIPKKGFTSGKVSLIDSFSLFTKEEELNSENAPEARCTTCMPSAITQAVYTTATTPATARASPDGASTMTPESHPSVRAKSRPARRTSYSTSWKTAV; encoded by the exons ATGAG GGTGCACCAATCCCTACGGCCCTCAATGCCCCAGGCATGTGAACCCAGGTTTGCACGGAGTCGTGAGTCCCCGGTGATCACCACTCAGCCGGCCGCAGTTGGCAAGGTCCTCACATCCCTCCGCACTGTCAGCCAGGAGCGCTCGGCTTATGCTTCCACCATCTACAGCAATGGAACGGTCCCTGCTCCCAAGCTCCGGCCACTGCCTCCCCGCCCGCTGGTGGAGAAGAGTAAGGACCGCGGTCGGAGTGCACAGCGTACGGATCCTGCTAGTAAGAGGGGGCCGGTGAAGGCTAATCACATGATCATCGTCACCAGCCCCCCGCCACCCAGCAAAGCATCCGCTCACACCCCTCAGGTCAGAGTTGGCAGTCTTTCTCGGTCTAAATCTGTCAGTCACGGGGACCTGAGCCTGAACAGAGaaaagacggaggagatcagcaaaGGTCTGGCCCAGGTGGTGGTCCGAGAGCGCAGCGCCTCGTCCAGCCGGAAGCCCCCATTAGACACGGCATCCCTGAGGAGGAGCAGCTCTCTCAAAAGGCTCAACGTGCTGCCCGCTGTGGAGGCTCCACAGAAGACCTGCAACACCTCTCTTCTGTCACTGCGGCCCGACGTGTCCACCAAGACAACGCAGCGAGAACCCCAAGAGTCCTACCAGCACCCGCAAGCCTGTGGCCCCCCGGACAGCCCGTCTCCATCTTCTCTT CCGCCGCGTGTTCCCGTCCTCGGCTCAGGACATGTCGGACTGCGGAATCTAGGCAACACG TGTTTCCTAAACGCCGTCCTCCAGTGTCTGAGCAGCACGAAGCCCCTCCGGGATTACATCCTCCGGCAGGAATTCCGCCATGAGCAGGCGGCGAACTCCAGGACGCCGCAGGATCTCACAGAGG CTTTTGCTGACGTCCTTAcctccttgtggagcccagagcCCCCAGACTCTGCTAACCCTGCTCGGCTAAGAGCTGTCTTCCAGAAATACATCCCGTCTTTTACAGGATACAG CCAGCAAGATGCTCAGGAATTTCTCAAGTTCTTCATGGATCGAATCCACATAGAAATTAACAGGAAGTGTAGGAAAACTCCCAGCATCCTCTCTGATGCCAAACGTCTAATCCAACTGGAACCTCAGGACTCCCTCAG TGATGACGAGCGAGCCAATCAGATGTGGAAGCAGTACCTGGAGAGAGAAGATAGCAAAGTAGTAG ATTTATTTGTGGGCCAGTTAAAGAGCTGCCTTAAGTGCCAGGCTTGTGGCTACCGATCGCCTACGTTTGATGTCTTCTGTGATCTGTCTCTGCCCATCCCCAAG AAAGGTTTCACCAGCGGTAAAGTCTCCCTGATCGATTCCTTCAGCCTGTTCACTAAGGAGGAAGAGTTGAACTCTGAGAACGCCCCG GAAGCCCGATGTACAACCTGTATGCCCTCTGCAATCACTCAGGCAGTGTACACTACGGCCACTACACCAGCTACTGCAAGGGCCAGTCCGGATGGTGCGTCTACAATGACTCCCG AGTCACACCCATCAGTGAGAGCCAAGTCCAGACCAGCGAGGCGTACGTCCTATTCTACGAGCTGGAAGACAGCGGTCTGA
- the USP21 gene encoding ubiquitin carboxyl-terminal hydrolase 21 isoform X3 yields the protein MRVHQSLRPSMPQACEPRFARSRESPVITTQPAAVGKVLTSLRTVSQERSAYASTIYSNGTVPAPKLRPLPPRPLVEKSKDRGRSAQRTDPASKRGPVKANHMIIVTSPPPPSKASAHTPQVRVGSLSRSKSVSHGDLSLNREKTEEISKGLAQVVVRERSASSSRKPPLDTASLRRSSSLKRLNVLPAVEAPQKTCNTSLLSLRPDVSTKTTQREPQESYQHPQACGPPDSPSPSSLPPRVPVLGSGHVGLRNLGNTCFLNAVLQCLSSTKPLRDYILRQEFRHEQAANSRTPQDLTEAFADVLTSLWSPEPPDSANPARLRAVFQKYIPSFTGYSQQDAQEFLKFFMDRIHIEINRKCRKTPSILSDAKRLIQLEPQDSLSDDERANQMWKQYLEREDSKVVDLFVGQLKSCLKCQACGYRSPTFDVFCDLSLPIPKEARCTTCMPSAITQAVYTTATTPATARASPDGASTMTPESHPSVRAKSRPARRTSYSTSWKTAV from the exons ATGAG GGTGCACCAATCCCTACGGCCCTCAATGCCCCAGGCATGTGAACCCAGGTTTGCACGGAGTCGTGAGTCCCCGGTGATCACCACTCAGCCGGCCGCAGTTGGCAAGGTCCTCACATCCCTCCGCACTGTCAGCCAGGAGCGCTCGGCTTATGCTTCCACCATCTACAGCAATGGAACGGTCCCTGCTCCCAAGCTCCGGCCACTGCCTCCCCGCCCGCTGGTGGAGAAGAGTAAGGACCGCGGTCGGAGTGCACAGCGTACGGATCCTGCTAGTAAGAGGGGGCCGGTGAAGGCTAATCACATGATCATCGTCACCAGCCCCCCGCCACCCAGCAAAGCATCCGCTCACACCCCTCAGGTCAGAGTTGGCAGTCTTTCTCGGTCTAAATCTGTCAGTCACGGGGACCTGAGCCTGAACAGAGaaaagacggaggagatcagcaaaGGTCTGGCCCAGGTGGTGGTCCGAGAGCGCAGCGCCTCGTCCAGCCGGAAGCCCCCATTAGACACGGCATCCCTGAGGAGGAGCAGCTCTCTCAAAAGGCTCAACGTGCTGCCCGCTGTGGAGGCTCCACAGAAGACCTGCAACACCTCTCTTCTGTCACTGCGGCCCGACGTGTCCACCAAGACAACGCAGCGAGAACCCCAAGAGTCCTACCAGCACCCGCAAGCCTGTGGCCCCCCGGACAGCCCGTCTCCATCTTCTCTT CCGCCGCGTGTTCCCGTCCTCGGCTCAGGACATGTCGGACTGCGGAATCTAGGCAACACG TGTTTCCTAAACGCCGTCCTCCAGTGTCTGAGCAGCACGAAGCCCCTCCGGGATTACATCCTCCGGCAGGAATTCCGCCATGAGCAGGCGGCGAACTCCAGGACGCCGCAGGATCTCACAGAGG CTTTTGCTGACGTCCTTAcctccttgtggagcccagagcCCCCAGACTCTGCTAACCCTGCTCGGCTAAGAGCTGTCTTCCAGAAATACATCCCGTCTTTTACAGGATACAG CCAGCAAGATGCTCAGGAATTTCTCAAGTTCTTCATGGATCGAATCCACATAGAAATTAACAGGAAGTGTAGGAAAACTCCCAGCATCCTCTCTGATGCCAAACGTCTAATCCAACTGGAACCTCAGGACTCCCTCAG TGATGACGAGCGAGCCAATCAGATGTGGAAGCAGTACCTGGAGAGAGAAGATAGCAAAGTAGTAG ATTTATTTGTGGGCCAGTTAAAGAGCTGCCTTAAGTGCCAGGCTTGTGGCTACCGATCGCCTACGTTTGATGTCTTCTGTGATCTGTCTCTGCCCATCCCCAAG GAAGCCCGATGTACAACCTGTATGCCCTCTGCAATCACTCAGGCAGTGTACACTACGGCCACTACACCAGCTACTGCAAGGGCCAGTCCGGATGGTGCGTCTACAATGACTCCCG AGTCACACCCATCAGTGAGAGCCAAGTCCAGACCAGCGAGGCGTACGTCCTATTCTACGAGCTGGAAGACAGCGGTCTGA
- the USP21 gene encoding ubiquitin carboxyl-terminal hydrolase 21 isoform X1, whose protein sequence is MRVHQSLRPSMPQACEPRFARSRESPVITTQPAAVGKVLTSLRTVSQERSAYASTIYSNGTVPAPKLRPLPPRPLVEKSKDRGRSAQRTDPASKRGPVKANHMIIVTSPPPPSKASAHTPQVRVGSLSRSKSVSHGDLSLNREKTEEISKGLAQVVVRERSASSSRKPPLDTASLRRSSSLKRLNVLPAVEAPQKTCNTSLLSLRPDVSTKTTQREPQESYQHPQACGPPDSPSPSSLPPRVPVLGSGHVGLRNLGNTCFLNAVLQCLSSTKPLRDYILRQEFRHEQAANSRTPQDLTEAFADVLTSLWSPEPPDSANPARLRAVFQKYIPSFTGYSQQDAQEFLKFFMDRIHIEINRKCRKTPSILSDAKRLIQLEPQDSLSDDERANQMWKQYLEREDSKVVDLFVGQLKSCLKCQACGYRSPTFDVFCDLSLPIPKKGFTSGKVSLIDSFSLFTKEEELNSENAPICDRCRQRTKSTKKLTIQRFPRILVLHLNRFSSTKFSIKKCSVFVDFPLHRLSLKEFASEKAGSPMYNLYALCNHSGSVHYGHYTSYCKGQSGWCVYNDSRVTPISESQVQTSEAYVLFYELEDSGLKK, encoded by the exons ATGAG GGTGCACCAATCCCTACGGCCCTCAATGCCCCAGGCATGTGAACCCAGGTTTGCACGGAGTCGTGAGTCCCCGGTGATCACCACTCAGCCGGCCGCAGTTGGCAAGGTCCTCACATCCCTCCGCACTGTCAGCCAGGAGCGCTCGGCTTATGCTTCCACCATCTACAGCAATGGAACGGTCCCTGCTCCCAAGCTCCGGCCACTGCCTCCCCGCCCGCTGGTGGAGAAGAGTAAGGACCGCGGTCGGAGTGCACAGCGTACGGATCCTGCTAGTAAGAGGGGGCCGGTGAAGGCTAATCACATGATCATCGTCACCAGCCCCCCGCCACCCAGCAAAGCATCCGCTCACACCCCTCAGGTCAGAGTTGGCAGTCTTTCTCGGTCTAAATCTGTCAGTCACGGGGACCTGAGCCTGAACAGAGaaaagacggaggagatcagcaaaGGTCTGGCCCAGGTGGTGGTCCGAGAGCGCAGCGCCTCGTCCAGCCGGAAGCCCCCATTAGACACGGCATCCCTGAGGAGGAGCAGCTCTCTCAAAAGGCTCAACGTGCTGCCCGCTGTGGAGGCTCCACAGAAGACCTGCAACACCTCTCTTCTGTCACTGCGGCCCGACGTGTCCACCAAGACAACGCAGCGAGAACCCCAAGAGTCCTACCAGCACCCGCAAGCCTGTGGCCCCCCGGACAGCCCGTCTCCATCTTCTCTT CCGCCGCGTGTTCCCGTCCTCGGCTCAGGACATGTCGGACTGCGGAATCTAGGCAACACG TGTTTCCTAAACGCCGTCCTCCAGTGTCTGAGCAGCACGAAGCCCCTCCGGGATTACATCCTCCGGCAGGAATTCCGCCATGAGCAGGCGGCGAACTCCAGGACGCCGCAGGATCTCACAGAGG CTTTTGCTGACGTCCTTAcctccttgtggagcccagagcCCCCAGACTCTGCTAACCCTGCTCGGCTAAGAGCTGTCTTCCAGAAATACATCCCGTCTTTTACAGGATACAG CCAGCAAGATGCTCAGGAATTTCTCAAGTTCTTCATGGATCGAATCCACATAGAAATTAACAGGAAGTGTAGGAAAACTCCCAGCATCCTCTCTGATGCCAAACGTCTAATCCAACTGGAACCTCAGGACTCCCTCAG TGATGACGAGCGAGCCAATCAGATGTGGAAGCAGTACCTGGAGAGAGAAGATAGCAAAGTAGTAG ATTTATTTGTGGGCCAGTTAAAGAGCTGCCTTAAGTGCCAGGCTTGTGGCTACCGATCGCCTACGTTTGATGTCTTCTGTGATCTGTCTCTGCCCATCCCCAAG AAAGGTTTCACCAGCGGTAAAGTCTCCCTGATCGATTCCTTCAGCCTGTTCACTAAGGAGGAAGAGTTGAACTCTGAGAACGCCCCG ATCTGTGACCGCTGCCGGCAGAGGACAAAAAGCACCAAGAAGCTCACCATCCAGCGCTTTCCCAGAATCCTCGTGTTAC ACCTGAACAGATTCTCCAGCACCAAGTTTTCCATCAAGAAATGTTCGGTGTTTGTAGACTTCCCCTTACACCGACTCAGCCTGAAGGAATTTGCCAGCGAGAAAGCCG GAAGCCCGATGTACAACCTGTATGCCCTCTGCAATCACTCAGGCAGTGTACACTACGGCCACTACACCAGCTACTGCAAGGGCCAGTCCGGATGGTGCGTCTACAATGACTCCCG AGTCACACCCATCAGTGAGAGCCAAGTCCAGACCAGCGAGGCGTACGTCCTATTCTACGAGCTGGAAGACAGCGGTCTGAAGAAATAG